The Linepithema humile isolate Giens D197 chromosome 2, Lhum_UNIL_v1.0, whole genome shotgun sequence genome has a segment encoding these proteins:
- the smash gene encoding platelet binding protein GspB isoform X5 has protein sequence MPASSQTAATERRNERTQTHEPPKLKTTLKTPPKQATNPLQFVKVGPCSLYRTAQEQLQKVQEVKKIKQEVRDDPEDWQSNLDNWKSSRRKRQEHIIERVVEVKKLELEEHDRQRRRNKTFSEMMEERGNRGRKMSISLAMYNDEDANDLSDLGIGTSSGKSSVSGDTHDDTHSVLSDRDSEIEKNHSDVDNVTDITTSIATTATTLTTTAITIATSSEAASTASTTTTTTTETTTPMSTVIATTSATPTTTTSPARKVFGGGFHGNHNHIQEYDSANTATTSSPEPEEYTYEGAIRGYVSRVSQNIPRRSVTGIDSKLDTVKSSLNGSKTNLNDDSDKSPLSVVKVDILKRREVFEKASQKNSDNKMNNRLSGDFTGTKSIKERLSSLERQKYETENGDKVANKSLNRLSGDMSSIRERLTHLEKQASERESKSSVHRKLSTEDMETVRPLRERLSTLEKYSSSDESSVPAATNETRSHNGELSARTIKDRLSALDTTRSKDATDKRGPAHVGKHPLCFRDPENRVDTSTPSERSSSPDSEYRVPRAVFHRSLDSLDADASSGPDTFERVQSLEELDYGRRYPASSSSAELLNDTDREDSGIHTADVSCSVSQADEPIDEEIVQHTSSSAIVERREVTVEERVKATSAVQEDTPAPSTTIEASNDTTATTTHSQFANREAAAVNKGTADSSGELSTNKSQPQAHVKTTNSNILRSHTSVPRAVTLSSSKVPSREIIPESLAKPRSFGRDAVELKTDSEPSPSESIVSASLKLSIEQARKFVGQAKRQNLSKEYSSNLPSLPSSDAVPSAETYQLSFPSLRATTVATSLPLETNPVSKPAFSRTISKIPTPLSRKTTKSLPTSSDSVSTSSALCTAALKASPSKAHNASNKSSTSQPSYSIPRTSDAALSASVDSSAPVSSQVSSTEQPPPSPSSRLSSASARHSCEEALLPAERRRTVVEVCEKVVVPQGKTPTTPPVTPFITVNRVNADKQSSIAEERIVIEKADQEEAAAVAAIRPAASAVEHEQHETTETTTSAGMPAITTTTTITTTTRKCVLDTDVHETPTTVVTSTVNHSLERPANLSLAKQEANLVDALNVPSPVSPISKQILPLTLSNDEEIIADQSFLLNPPTSVEPPKEKPPPPPVDISDDENPPPEPLKRLNSTRRIKKELRTRRSDFLGIEGQVNDDDLEPELTLTKPPDMAAILAEERRIEQLHRRSYDTDSNYEQDSSHERDSGVELGHVEDWAKQPVSPDMSQHSRQSSEPFGASVTSSEEDEITKKEREIIEVLEKEEQWRYGDNREYNSDLGERLAHKLRELEEEKMQLEREAILRCNEDAFRKKDDNARKQEDASAHEQQQQQQQQQHETAKQREAQARTTEEEAKYVGDKRKDEAREIQSGQLRMQNEIEEKERRVADACRKEEMRIRSMESQIREQESKALVGAGLSNNEDEFPSGEVLRVERELLQLEQEELKRQRNNLAYREQKQLRLAEQLQEQWKSLQDVAQNSVKNTQQYKYHTPATVNYRSSMPNLQFQDMSRRRPPPPPVPLNKPRMPDQRQRDVTIRNSRIPSADSIPQQVDAAIRESASATNHAGQQMSRQTLQALSAVPRPRIVQGDQWVQRRKSDVPRGAHDVNYQHWIIQEAEQRRINERNQRSPARKSQPHVTGTSVLYNVPTRTDSKPLPDSIIQTLTQRVQNKTQEKPLSARRRPEQVHSQEHLSTMQPQQYTLQSQKTQHAPVANTNGNQEKMLSVSGKKKCSHCGEELGRGAAMIIESLRLFYHMECFKCCVCHVRLGDGLMGTDVRVRNHKLHCHNCYSSDDGVKFSCV, from the exons ATGCCTGCTTCGTCGCAAACCGCCGCAACCGAGCGGCGAAACGAAAGGACG CAGACGCACGAACCACCGAAATTGAAAACGACTTTAAAAACGCCTCCTAAGCAAGCGACTAATCCTTTACAATTTGTCAAAGTTGGACCATGTTCGCTGTATCGAACTGCACAGGAGCAATTGCAAAAAGTTCAAGAAGTGAAAAAGATCAAACAGGAAGTACGCGATGACCCCGAAGATTGGCAATCG AATCTAGACAACTGGAAGAGTAGCCGGAGGAAGCGGCAGGAACATATAATCGAGCGAGTGGTAGAGGTAAAGAAACTCGAATTAGAGGAACATGACCGCCAGCGTCGTCGGAACAAAACTTTCTCGGAGATGATGGAGGAGCGTGGTAACAGAGGCCGTAAGATGAGCATCAGCTTAGCCATGTACAACGACGAGGATGCGAACGATCTTAGCGATCTCGGAATTGGTACTAGCAGTGGCAAGAGCTCCGTTAGCGGTGATACGCATGATGACACGCACAGTGTTTTG AGTGACAGAGATAGtgagattgaaaaaaatcattcgGACGTGGATAACGTCACCGATATCACTACATCTATAGCAACGACTGCCACAACGCTGACCACAACGGCAATAACAATCGCGACGTCATCGGAGGCAGCGTCTACCGCATCAacgacaacaacaacaacgacGGAAACAACTACGCCGATGTCAACTGTAATCGCAACGACGAGCGCAACaccaacgacgacgacgtcccCGGCGAGGAAAGTGTTTGGCGGTGGCTTTCACGGCAATCACAATCACATTCAAGAGTACGATTCCGCTAATACCGCGACGACAAGCTCTCCTGAGCCGGAGGAGTACACATACGAGGGCGCGATTCGCGGTTACGTATCGAGAGTGTCGCAAAACATACCGAGGAGATCTGTAACCGGGATCGACTCTAAACTAGACACGGTCAAGTCGTCGCTGAACGGTTCAAAGACGAACTTGAACGACGACAGTGATAAATCGCCGTTGTCGGTGGTGAAGGTGGACATACTGAAGAGGCGCGAGGTATTCGAGAAAGCGTCTCAGAAGAACAGCGACAATAAAATGAACAACAGGCTGTCCGGTGATTTCACCGGTACGAAATCGATCAAAGAAAGGCTGTCGAGTCTCGAGCGACAGAAATACGAAACGGAGAACGGCGACAAGGTTGCCAACAAGTCGCTGAACCGATTGTCCGGCGATATGAGCTCAATTCGGGAGAGGCTCACCCACTTGGAGAAGCAAGCTTCGGAGCGAGAGAGCAAGAGTTCCGTTCACCGTAAGCTCAGCACGGAGGATATGGAGACAGTGAGGCCTCTCAGAGAGCGACTGTCCACTCTGGAGAAGTACAGCAGCAGCGACGAGTCTTCGGTGCCGGCCGCAACGAACGAGACGCGCTCGCACAACGGCGAGCTCTCCGCCAGGACGATCAAAGATCGACTCAGTGCGCTGGATACCACCAGGAGCAAAGATGCGACGGACAAACGAGGACCTGCGCACGTCGGCAAACACCCGCTCTGCTTCCGAGACCCAGAGAACAGAGTCGATACGTCGACGCCTAGCGAGAGGAGTTCATCGCCTGATTCGGAATATCGTGTACCGCGGGCCGTCTTCCACAGGAGTTTAGATTCCTTGGACGCGGACGCGTCCAGCGGGCCGGACACCTTTGAACGCGTGCAAAGCCTCGAAGAGCTTGATTACGGACGACGGTATCCAGCCTCGTCGTCGTCCGCTGAGCTTTTGAACGACACAGATCGCGAGGATTCGGGTATCCACACCGCGGATGTGAGTTGCTCGGTTAGCCAAGCGGATGAGCCGATTGATGAGGAAATCGTGCAGCATACAAGCAGCAGCGCGATTGTCGAGCGACGAGAGGTCACTGTCGAGGAGAGAGTCAAAGCTACATCTGCTGTTCAAGAAGACACGCCGGCGCCGAGCACGACGATCGAAGCGTCGAATGACACCACGGCAACGACTACGCATTCACAGTTCGCCAATCGGGAGGCAGCAGCGGTGAACAAG GGTACTGCTGACAGCTCTGGGGAACTATCGACTAACAAATCACAGCCGCAGGCGCACGTAAAGACCACTAATTCTAATATACTTCGTTCGCATACCTCCGTGCCTCGCGCGGTCACCCTTTCGAGTTCCAAGGTACCTTCGCGTGAAATAATTCCCGAGAGCCTCGCGAAACCGCGATCATTCGGCAGAGACGCCGTCGAGCTAAAGACAGATTCTGAACCGAGCCCTAGCGAATCCATAGTATCGGCTAGTTTGAAACTCTCCATCGAACAGGCGAGGAAATTCGTCGGTCAAGCGAAACGGCAGAACCTTTCCAAGGAATACTCCTCCAATCTCCCGTCTCTGCCGTCCTCGGACGCCGTCCCCAGCGCGGAAACTTATCAATTATCGTTTCCCTCGCTCAGAGCGACGACAGTTGCAACTAGCCTCCCTCTCGAAACAAATCCAGTTTCCAAGCCGGCGTTTTCTCGAACCATTTCTAAGATTCCCACTCCTCTGTCTCGAAAAACTACGAAATCCTTACCGACGAGTTCCGATTCTGTCTCGACCTCGTCGGCTCTGTGCACTGCCGCTCTCAAAGCCTCGCCTTCGAAGGCGCACAACGCGAGTAACAAATCCTCAACGAGTCAGCCTTCCTATTCGATTCCGAGAACGTCCGACGCGGCGCTTTCCGCGAGCGTCGACTCCTCCGCGCCCGTATCCTCGCAAGTGAGTTCGACGGAGCAACCTCCCCCCTCTCCCTCGTCGAGACTTTCCTCAGCGAGCGCGCGACATAGCTGCGAAGAAGCGTTACTACCTGCGGAACGACGTCGAACCGTAGTGGAGGTGTGCGAGAAGGTGGTGGTACCTCAAGGCAAGACTCCCACGACACCGCCGGTGACGCCGTTTATCACGGTGAACCGCGTCAACGCGGACAAGCAGAGCTCCATAGCCGAG GAACGGATCGTTATCGAGAAAGCAGACCAGGAGGAGGCAGCTGCTGTTGCTGCGATCCGCCCAGCGGCTTCGGCAGTCGAGCACGAGCAGCACGAAACGACGGAGACGACGACGAGCGCCGGGATGCCAGCCATCACCACCACCACTACCATCACTACTACCACGAGGAAGTGCGTCCTCGACACTGACGTTCATGAAACACCTACTACAGTTGTTACATCGACAGTCAATCATTCGCTGGAACGACCAGCAAATCTAAGCTTAGCAAAACAGGAAGCTAATTTGGTCGACGCGTTAAATGTCCCGAGTCCAGTCTCGCCGATTTCCAAACAA ATTCTACCATTGACTCTGTCCAATGACGAGGAAATAATCGCAGATCAATCTTTCCTACTAAATCCACCAACGAGTGTGGAACCACCGAAGGAGAAACCACCACCACCGCCAGTGGACATTAGTGATGACGAGAATCCTCCGCCAGAACCGCTTAAAAGATTGAACTCTACTCGCAgaataaagaaagaattgCGTACAAGACGTTCGGATTTCCTCGGTATTGAAGGG cAGGTCAACGACGATGATCTCGAGCCTGAGCTAACGTTGACGAAACCACCCGATATGGCGGCGATCCTCGCTGAGGAGAGACGCATCGAGCAACTCCATCGTCGCTCTTACGACACTGACAGTAACTACGAGCAAGATTCGAGTCACGAGAGAGATTCCGGGGTCGAATTGGGCCACGTCGAAGATTGGGCGAAGCAACCCGTCAGCCCAGACATGTCACAGCACAGTAGACAGAGTAGCGAGCCCTTTGGTGCTAGTGTGACATCTTCCGAAGAAGATGAGATCAcgaagaaagagcgagagatcATCGAGGTTCTCGAGAAAGAGGAACAATGGCGATACGGAGATAATCGTGAATATAACAg TGACTTGGGGGAAAGATTGGCCCACAAATTACGTGAGCTCGAGGAAGAGAAGATGCAATTGGAGAGGGAAGCTATATTGCGCTGCAACGAGGACGCGTTTCGCAAGAAGGACGACAACGCACGCAAGCAGGAGGATGCTTCCGCGCAcgagcaacagcagcagcagcagcagcagcaacatgAAACAGCGAAACAGCGGGAGGCCCAGGCGCGAACGACAGAGGAGGAAGCGAAGTACGTCGGAGACAAGCGAAAGGACGAGGCGCGTGAGATACAGTCCGGACAACTGAGGATGCAAAACGAGATCGAAGAGAAGGAGCGGAGAGTCGCTGATGCGTGTCGCAAAGAGGAGATGCGCATTCGTTCGATGGAAAGTCAAATTCGCGAGCAAGAG AGCAAGGCATTGGTCGGTGCTGGGTTGAGCAACAACGAAGATGAATTCCCTTCCGGG GAAGTGTTGCGAGTGGAAAGGGAACTTTTACAATTGGAGCAAGAAGAATTAAAGAGACAGCGCAATAATTTGGCTTATCGCGAACAAAAACAACTTAGATTGGCCGAGCAACTACAGGAACAGTGGAAATCCTTGCAGGACGTTGCACAGAATTCCGTTAAAAACACACAACAATACAAATATCATACACCTGCCACAGTGAATTATAGATCTTCGATGCCGAACTTACAATTTCAAGACATGTCAAGAAGAAGACCACCTCCTCCACCCGTTCCACTCAATAAACCACGTATGCCGGATCAGAGACAGCGAGATGTTACTATCAG GAACAGCCGTATACCATCTGCGGACTCGATTCCTCAACAAGTAGACGCAGCAATTAGGGAAAGTGCGTCGGCGACGAATCACGCTGGCCAGCAAATGTCTAGGCAAACCTTACAAGCATTAAGCGCAGTACCACGACCACGAATCGTTCAAGGTGATCAATGGGTGCAGCGAAGGAAGAGCGACGTACCGAGAGGCGCACATGATGTAAACTATCAACATTGGATTATTCAG GAGGCGGAACAACGGAGGATTAATGAGAGAAACCAACGATCACCGGCGCGGAAATCTCAACCACATGTAACTGGCACCTCTGTGCTATATAATGTTCCAACTCGGACAGATAGCAAACCGCTACCTGATTCTATTATACAAACTCTAACCCAGAGGGTACAGAATAAAACGCAAGAGAAACCTCTCTCGGCAAGAAGAAG aCCGGAACAAGTTCACAGCCAAGAACACCTATCGACTATGCAACCACAACAATACACGCTGCAGTCTCAAAAGACACAACATGCACCAGTTGCAAA
- the smash gene encoding LIM domain only protein 7 isoform X3 has product MPASSQTAATERRNERTTHEPPKLKTTLKTPPKQATNPLQFVKVGPCSLYRTAQEQLQKVQEVKKIKQEVRDDPEDWQSNLDNWKSSRRKRQEHIIERVVEVKKLELEEHDRQRRRNKTFSEMMEERGNRGRKMSISLAMYNDEDANDLSDLGIGTSSGKSSVSGDTHDDTHSVLSDRDSEIEKNHSDVDNVTDITTSIATTATTLTTTAITIATSSEAASTASTTTTTTTETTTPMSTVIATTSATPTTTTSPARKVFGGGFHGNHNHIQEYDSANTATTSSPEPEEYTYEGAIRGYVSRVSQNIPRRSVTGIDSKLDTVKSSLNGSKTNLNDDSDKSPLSVVKVDILKRREVFEKASQKNSDNKMNNRLSGDFTGTKSIKERLSSLERQKYETENGDKVANKSLNRLSGDMSSIRERLTHLEKQASERESKSSVHRKLSTEDMETVRPLRERLSTLEKYSSSDESSVPAATNETRSHNGELSARTIKDRLSALDTTRSKDATDKRGPAHVGKHPLCFRDPENRVDTSTPSERSSSPDSEYRVPRAVFHRSLDSLDADASSGPDTFERVQSLEELDYGRRYPASSSSAELLNDTDREDSGIHTADVSCSVSQADEPIDEEIVQHTSSSAIVERREVTVEERVKATSAVQEDTPAPSTTIEASNDTTATTTHSQFANREAAAVNKERIVIEKADQEEAAAVAAIRPAASAVEHEQHETTETTTSAGMPAITTTTTITTTTRKCVLDTDVHETPTTVVTSTVNHSLERPANLSLAKQEANLVDALNVPSPVSPISKQILPLTLSNDEEIIADQSFLLNPPTSVEPPKEKPPPPPVDISDDENPPPEPLKRLNSTRRIKKELRTRRSDFLGIEGQVNDDDLEPELTLTKPPDMAAILAEERRIEQLHRRSYDTDSNYEQDSSHERDSGVELGHVEDWAKQPVSPDMSQHSRQSSEPFGASVTSSEEDEITKKEREIIEVLEKEEQWRYGDNREYNSDLGERLAHKLRELEEEKMQLEREAILRCNEDAFRKKDDNARKQEDASAHEQQQQQQQQQHETAKQREAQARTTEEEAKYVGDKRKDEAREIQSGQLRMQNEIEEKERRVADACRKEEMRIRSMESQIREQESKALVGAGLSNNEDEFPSGEVLRVERELLQLEQEELKRQRNNLAYREQKQLRLAEQLQEQWKSLQDVAQNSVKNTQQYKYHTPATVNYRSSMPNLQFQDMSRRRPPPPPVPLNKPRMPDQRQRDVTIRNSRIPSADSIPQQVDAAIRESASATNHAGQQMSRQTLQALSAVPRPRIVQGDQWVQRRKSDVPRGAHDVNYQHWIIQEAEQRRINERNQRSPARKSQPHVTGTSVLYNVPTRTDSKPLPDSIIQTLTQRVQNKTQEKPLSARRRPEQVHSQEHLSTMQPQQYTLQSQKTQHAPVANTNGNQEKMLSVSGKKKCSHCGEELGRGAAMIIESLRLFYHMECFKCCVCHVRLGDGLMGTDVRVRNHKLHCHNCYSSDDGVKFSCV; this is encoded by the exons ATGCCTGCTTCGTCGCAAACCGCCGCAACCGAGCGGCGAAACGAAAGGACG ACGCACGAACCACCGAAATTGAAAACGACTTTAAAAACGCCTCCTAAGCAAGCGACTAATCCTTTACAATTTGTCAAAGTTGGACCATGTTCGCTGTATCGAACTGCACAGGAGCAATTGCAAAAAGTTCAAGAAGTGAAAAAGATCAAACAGGAAGTACGCGATGACCCCGAAGATTGGCAATCG AATCTAGACAACTGGAAGAGTAGCCGGAGGAAGCGGCAGGAACATATAATCGAGCGAGTGGTAGAGGTAAAGAAACTCGAATTAGAGGAACATGACCGCCAGCGTCGTCGGAACAAAACTTTCTCGGAGATGATGGAGGAGCGTGGTAACAGAGGCCGTAAGATGAGCATCAGCTTAGCCATGTACAACGACGAGGATGCGAACGATCTTAGCGATCTCGGAATTGGTACTAGCAGTGGCAAGAGCTCCGTTAGCGGTGATACGCATGATGACACGCACAGTGTTTTG AGTGACAGAGATAGtgagattgaaaaaaatcattcgGACGTGGATAACGTCACCGATATCACTACATCTATAGCAACGACTGCCACAACGCTGACCACAACGGCAATAACAATCGCGACGTCATCGGAGGCAGCGTCTACCGCATCAacgacaacaacaacaacgacGGAAACAACTACGCCGATGTCAACTGTAATCGCAACGACGAGCGCAACaccaacgacgacgacgtcccCGGCGAGGAAAGTGTTTGGCGGTGGCTTTCACGGCAATCACAATCACATTCAAGAGTACGATTCCGCTAATACCGCGACGACAAGCTCTCCTGAGCCGGAGGAGTACACATACGAGGGCGCGATTCGCGGTTACGTATCGAGAGTGTCGCAAAACATACCGAGGAGATCTGTAACCGGGATCGACTCTAAACTAGACACGGTCAAGTCGTCGCTGAACGGTTCAAAGACGAACTTGAACGACGACAGTGATAAATCGCCGTTGTCGGTGGTGAAGGTGGACATACTGAAGAGGCGCGAGGTATTCGAGAAAGCGTCTCAGAAGAACAGCGACAATAAAATGAACAACAGGCTGTCCGGTGATTTCACCGGTACGAAATCGATCAAAGAAAGGCTGTCGAGTCTCGAGCGACAGAAATACGAAACGGAGAACGGCGACAAGGTTGCCAACAAGTCGCTGAACCGATTGTCCGGCGATATGAGCTCAATTCGGGAGAGGCTCACCCACTTGGAGAAGCAAGCTTCGGAGCGAGAGAGCAAGAGTTCCGTTCACCGTAAGCTCAGCACGGAGGATATGGAGACAGTGAGGCCTCTCAGAGAGCGACTGTCCACTCTGGAGAAGTACAGCAGCAGCGACGAGTCTTCGGTGCCGGCCGCAACGAACGAGACGCGCTCGCACAACGGCGAGCTCTCCGCCAGGACGATCAAAGATCGACTCAGTGCGCTGGATACCACCAGGAGCAAAGATGCGACGGACAAACGAGGACCTGCGCACGTCGGCAAACACCCGCTCTGCTTCCGAGACCCAGAGAACAGAGTCGATACGTCGACGCCTAGCGAGAGGAGTTCATCGCCTGATTCGGAATATCGTGTACCGCGGGCCGTCTTCCACAGGAGTTTAGATTCCTTGGACGCGGACGCGTCCAGCGGGCCGGACACCTTTGAACGCGTGCAAAGCCTCGAAGAGCTTGATTACGGACGACGGTATCCAGCCTCGTCGTCGTCCGCTGAGCTTTTGAACGACACAGATCGCGAGGATTCGGGTATCCACACCGCGGATGTGAGTTGCTCGGTTAGCCAAGCGGATGAGCCGATTGATGAGGAAATCGTGCAGCATACAAGCAGCAGCGCGATTGTCGAGCGACGAGAGGTCACTGTCGAGGAGAGAGTCAAAGCTACATCTGCTGTTCAAGAAGACACGCCGGCGCCGAGCACGACGATCGAAGCGTCGAATGACACCACGGCAACGACTACGCATTCACAGTTCGCCAATCGGGAGGCAGCAGCGGTGAACAAG GAACGGATCGTTATCGAGAAAGCAGACCAGGAGGAGGCAGCTGCTGTTGCTGCGATCCGCCCAGCGGCTTCGGCAGTCGAGCACGAGCAGCACGAAACGACGGAGACGACGACGAGCGCCGGGATGCCAGCCATCACCACCACCACTACCATCACTACTACCACGAGGAAGTGCGTCCTCGACACTGACGTTCATGAAACACCTACTACAGTTGTTACATCGACAGTCAATCATTCGCTGGAACGACCAGCAAATCTAAGCTTAGCAAAACAGGAAGCTAATTTGGTCGACGCGTTAAATGTCCCGAGTCCAGTCTCGCCGATTTCCAAACAA ATTCTACCATTGACTCTGTCCAATGACGAGGAAATAATCGCAGATCAATCTTTCCTACTAAATCCACCAACGAGTGTGGAACCACCGAAGGAGAAACCACCACCACCGCCAGTGGACATTAGTGATGACGAGAATCCTCCGCCAGAACCGCTTAAAAGATTGAACTCTACTCGCAgaataaagaaagaattgCGTACAAGACGTTCGGATTTCCTCGGTATTGAAGGG cAGGTCAACGACGATGATCTCGAGCCTGAGCTAACGTTGACGAAACCACCCGATATGGCGGCGATCCTCGCTGAGGAGAGACGCATCGAGCAACTCCATCGTCGCTCTTACGACACTGACAGTAACTACGAGCAAGATTCGAGTCACGAGAGAGATTCCGGGGTCGAATTGGGCCACGTCGAAGATTGGGCGAAGCAACCCGTCAGCCCAGACATGTCACAGCACAGTAGACAGAGTAGCGAGCCCTTTGGTGCTAGTGTGACATCTTCCGAAGAAGATGAGATCAcgaagaaagagcgagagatcATCGAGGTTCTCGAGAAAGAGGAACAATGGCGATACGGAGATAATCGTGAATATAACAg TGACTTGGGGGAAAGATTGGCCCACAAATTACGTGAGCTCGAGGAAGAGAAGATGCAATTGGAGAGGGAAGCTATATTGCGCTGCAACGAGGACGCGTTTCGCAAGAAGGACGACAACGCACGCAAGCAGGAGGATGCTTCCGCGCAcgagcaacagcagcagcagcagcagcagcaacatgAAACAGCGAAACAGCGGGAGGCCCAGGCGCGAACGACAGAGGAGGAAGCGAAGTACGTCGGAGACAAGCGAAAGGACGAGGCGCGTGAGATACAGTCCGGACAACTGAGGATGCAAAACGAGATCGAAGAGAAGGAGCGGAGAGTCGCTGATGCGTGTCGCAAAGAGGAGATGCGCATTCGTTCGATGGAAAGTCAAATTCGCGAGCAAGAG AGCAAGGCATTGGTCGGTGCTGGGTTGAGCAACAACGAAGATGAATTCCCTTCCGGG GAAGTGTTGCGAGTGGAAAGGGAACTTTTACAATTGGAGCAAGAAGAATTAAAGAGACAGCGCAATAATTTGGCTTATCGCGAACAAAAACAACTTAGATTGGCCGAGCAACTACAGGAACAGTGGAAATCCTTGCAGGACGTTGCACAGAATTCCGTTAAAAACACACAACAATACAAATATCATACACCTGCCACAGTGAATTATAGATCTTCGATGCCGAACTTACAATTTCAAGACATGTCAAGAAGAAGACCACCTCCTCCACCCGTTCCACTCAATAAACCACGTATGCCGGATCAGAGACAGCGAGATGTTACTATCAG GAACAGCCGTATACCATCTGCGGACTCGATTCCTCAACAAGTAGACGCAGCAATTAGGGAAAGTGCGTCGGCGACGAATCACGCTGGCCAGCAAATGTCTAGGCAAACCTTACAAGCATTAAGCGCAGTACCACGACCACGAATCGTTCAAGGTGATCAATGGGTGCAGCGAAGGAAGAGCGACGTACCGAGAGGCGCACATGATGTAAACTATCAACATTGGATTATTCAG GAGGCGGAACAACGGAGGATTAATGAGAGAAACCAACGATCACCGGCGCGGAAATCTCAACCACATGTAACTGGCACCTCTGTGCTATATAATGTTCCAACTCGGACAGATAGCAAACCGCTACCTGATTCTATTATACAAACTCTAACCCAGAGGGTACAGAATAAAACGCAAGAGAAACCTCTCTCGGCAAGAAGAAG aCCGGAACAAGTTCACAGCCAAGAACACCTATCGACTATGCAACCACAACAATACACGCTGCAGTCTCAAAAGACACAACATGCACCAGTTGCAAA